The following proteins come from a genomic window of Crassostrea angulata isolate pt1a10 chromosome 1, ASM2561291v2, whole genome shotgun sequence:
- the LOC128158499 gene encoding uncharacterized protein LOC128158499 — MVTTPGCIVVKLMLILSIWVHGHVTTETSPKDLPTIYIDTLGINITGNAKEDQKAIEKTLRELNMTLAELLALLPDIDKWTSLNNTLISSTKADESNDGAVVGWGVIIPVLLIVMFLVTVTGCLLWHTWINRRQASEPTDQTPDASKTISRFRRSTKNTSDYVRGSTRSTTPLRSSIGDNVHVTALQNQGSDKFTFVWDKDNWRLCPQGDSRVQRSDLNNNSTALRQNLSPIEETETSIANVSRSYNLSAQPPYSPYHLTYIHAPPPSYEESEVSSTGKPAPMHSLQTTNTTQSEESWSVCAKHKRSLTMSSPFYPHYNTPTTECELEEPSNMKFNSATTTTLSHNTSYPSSPMSSSAGSLTASNIDTGPEASMMISYQEPTCPPSSLQSDFAPSTNQTSERTSQNGSDLSGGVPSLPSSILHYHQRMAGDTSLKPFGKTPNFSPHAFQGSAGSSLISADTHYEDNTSLLPNVGSSNTSENPTGSILFSTNPSLHPSLPLSHSVLPSLQNSMDPSIQFATSFNPSVQYFNTLNPSLRYANFATSQNISAEDLSKMVDDMSSIRPLSVHGDTMNQGSIVHSVIGYDGIVGQSYVADLCAPQSGSEADNNFHQSITELFKSWSVTAELDYSSLSSQTPSQRADPTTAFDNTERSSCVASQKATETSSIWEQRSNGQNQGGDNNPEDFRRPHVQLDQLPVPGRRVKFDVPILVNKTYWV, encoded by the exons ATGGTGACCACTCCAG GGTGTATAGTAGTAAAGTTGATGCTGATTCTCTCAATATGGGTGCACGGTCACGTGACTACAGAGACTTCTCCAAAAGATCTCCCGACGATCTACATCGACACTCTCGGAATCAACATTACAGGAAACGCCAAAGAGGATCAAAAGGCCATCGAGAAAACACTCAGAG AACTGAATATGACCTTGGCGGAACTTTTGGCTTTACTCCCAGACATCGACAAGTGGACCTCGCTGAACAATACGCTGATTTCCTCCACGAAAGCAGACGAGTCCAACGATGGCGCCGTGGTCGGCTGGGGTGTCATCATCCCGGTCTTGTTGATTGTGATGTTCCTCGTCACCGTCACGGGCTGTTTACTCTGGCACACATGGATTAACCGTAGACAAGCCTCTGAACCCACGGATCAAACTCCAGATGCTAGTAAGACTATCAGCCGGTTCAGGAGAAGCACCAAGAACACATCGGACTACGTACGCGGATCCACCAGATCTACCACTCCTCTTCGATCGAGCATCGGAGACAATGTTCACGTGACTGCGCTTCAGAACCAGGGCTCTGACAAGTTCACATTTGTGTGGGACAAGGATAACTGGAGACTGTGCCCGCAAGGCGATTCTCGAGTTCAAAGGTCGGACTTAAACAACAACAGCACTGCGCTTCGCCAAAATTTGTCGCCCATAGAGGAAACAGAAACTTCCATTGCCAACGTTTCCAGGTCATACAACCTCAGTGCGCAACCTCCCTACTCGCCTTATCACTTGACGTACATCCATGCACCGCCGCCATCTTATGAGGAGTCGGAGGTCAGTTCCACGGGGAAACCTGCTCCAATGCATTCCTTACAAACCACAAACACAACACAGAGTGAGGAGTCATGGAGCGTCTGTGCTAAACACAAAAGGTCCCTTACCATGAGTTCCCCGTTCTACCCACATTACAACACTCCAACAACAGAGTGCGAGCTGGAAGAACCGTCGAACATGAAATTCAACTCAGCCACAACCACGACTCTATCACACAACACCAGCTACCCTTCTTCGCCCATGTCCTCATCTGCTGGTAGTCTTACTGCATCCAACATTGACACTGGCCCTGAAGCCTCGATGATGATTTCGTATCAAGAACCAACATgtcccccatcttctttgcaAAGCGATTTTGCTCCATCCACCAACCAAACCTCAGAAAGAACCAGTCAGAATGGAAGTGACCTTAGTGGAGGTGTTCCTAGTCTTCCAAGCAGTATTTTACATTACCATCAACGAATGGCTGGCGACACTAGTCTGAAACCTTTTGGAAAAACTCCCAACTTCTCTCCTCACGCTTTTCAGGGAAGTGCCGGTAGCAGTCTGATATCTGCCGATACACACTACGAAGACAATACGTCTTTGTTGCCAAACGTGGGAAGCAGCAATACATCTGAAAACCCGACTGGATCTATTCTTTTCAGTACAAACCCTTCTCTCCATCCTTCGCTACCTCTTTCTCACTCCGTGTTGCCATCATTGCAAAACTCTATGGATCCTTCTATCCAGTTCGCCACCTCATTCAATCCATCAGTTCAGTACTTTAACACTCTAAATCCATCGCTTCGCTATGCCAACTTTGCGACCAGTCAAAACATAAGTGCCGAGGATTTGTCCAAAATGGTGGATGACATGTCTTCCATTCGCCCTCTCTCTGTTCACGGAGACACGATGAACCAGGGCTCCATCGTGCACAGCGTCATTGGGTACGACGGTATCGTAGGACAGAGCTACGTGGCGGATCTTTGCGCACCTCAGTCCGGCAGTGAAGCCGATAACAACTTCCACCAAAGCATCACCGAGCTCTTCAAGAGCTGGAGCGTCACCGCCGAACTGGATTACAGCTCTCTAAGTTCACAAACCCCCTCACAGCGTGCGGATCCAACAACCGCTTTTGATAATACGGAACGCAGCTCTTGTGTTGCTTCACAAAAAGCCACTGAGACGTCATCTATATGGGAGCAAAGATCGAACGGCCAAAACCAGGGAGGCGACAACAATCCAGAAGATTTCAGAAGACCACACGTGCAGTTGGATCAACTACCTGTTCCTGGCCGGCGAGTGAAATTTGATGTTCCTATTCTCGTGAACAAGACTTACTGGGTCTAA
- the LOC128190235 gene encoding cyclin-dependent kinase 2-like — MENFRKIEKIGEGTYGVVYKAQDKTTGQLVALKKIRLDTESEGVPSTAIREISLLKELDQSCIVRLLDVVHSEQKLYLVFEYLNQDLKKYMDSCPASGMPSSLIKSYMHQLLQGIAYCHSHRVLHRDLKPQNLLIDVEGNIKLADFGLARAFGVPVRTYTHEVVTLWYRAPEILLGSRFYSTPVDLWSLGCIFAEMMTRRALFQGDSEIDQLFRIFRTLGTPDESVWPGVSQLPDYKSSFPKWPQQSICSIVPHLTGDGLDLMAKMLKYEPSQRISAKKSLTHPYFNGVCKQRPPQIFK, encoded by the exons atGGAAAATTTTCGGAAAATTGAGAAGATTGGCGAAGGAACCTATGGCGTGGTGTATAAAGCACAAGATAAGACCACCGGACAACTTGTAGCATTAAAGAAAATCAGATTAGACAC TGAGTCAGAAGGTGTGCCAAGTACAGCAATTCGAGAAATTTCCCTGTTGAAGGAACTTGATCAAAGCTGCATTGTCag ATTACTAGATGTTGTCCATAGTGAGCAGAAGTTGTACTTGGTGTTTGAGTACCTAAATCAGGACCTGAAGAAGTACATGGATAGCTGTCCAGCCTCTGGGATGCCATCATCGCTCATCAAG AGCTACATGCACCAATTGCTTCAAGGAATAGCCTACTGTCATTCACACCGAGTGTTACACAGAGACTTGAAGCCGCAGAACTTGTTGATTGATGTGGAGGGCAATATCAAACTGGCAGACTTTGGACTAGCCAGGGCATTTGGTGTCCCAGTTAGAACATACACTCATGAG GTTGTGACATTGTGGTACAGGGCCCCCGAGATCCTCCTGGGCAGCAGGTTCTACTCCACCCCAGTAGATTTGTGGTCCCTCGGCTGTATCTTTGCAGAAATG ATGACAAGACGTGCATTGTTTCAAGGAGATTCTGAAATTGACCAGCTTTTTAGGATCTTCAGAACACTTG GAACTCCAGATGAGAGTGTTTGGCCAGGCGTGTCCCAGCTACCAGATTACAAATCCTCCTTCCCCAAGTGGCCCCAGCAGTCAATCTGTAGCATTGTTCCACATCTAACAGGGGACGGGCTGGACTTAATGGCA aaaatgttgaaatatgagCCCAGTCAGAGGATATCAGCCAAGAAGTCTCTGACTCATCCTTACTTTAATGGAGTCTGCAAACAAAGGCCACCACAGATCTTCAAGTGA
- the LOC128188450 gene encoding integumentary mucin C.1-like, with the protein MGSRRSLSNRGFIWTSMGVTQVLICFFIVTTLVSLPVTSYTHDLYRRRPHHGCDCSHSCPARFTCPGEGCNCVPNSYCDDVNLFCDQMHCDVGQVGTCISNKCTCVQKDYCNNCYAACRGHPFTCGAHNHCHCHNPDTCDSHSGPVCLSSECGGTRKCVESKCHCEYHCSGVDDCRNFPCKFGTPECADKMCSCNDPCHKCASECHDKYTCVEGHHHHVTCTCHSNTYCDHNVHCTEKCPYGGQNLCLGNTCTCHCQHDSECNGCPDIGVCHQNQCRCTVSTTTTTTTTTTTTTPRPTTTATTAPATTTTTTAATTTTAPQTSTPSGVACTTTSDCKNSNYTVSWNPFEFVICENPIWRTCTAGYCVCDKTLTTAEVDTGNSLTSPSVSSQGVNCPTCDSTGACTWSRCPESEVCMLRSPNGKLTTHCSIKADCVLIQGLLTSENIQCCEDAGCVNGYFGG; encoded by the exons ATGGGTTCAAGGCGATCCTTATCAAATCGTGGTTTCATTTGGACAAGTATGGGAGTAACACAAGTTTTGATATGCTTTTTTATAG TGACCACCTTGGTTTCCCTACCCGTGACTAGTTACACACACGATCTTTACCGTCGGAGGCCTCATCATGGAT GCGATTGTTCTCATTCCTGTCCCGCGCGATTTACCTGTCCCGGCGAGGGGTGTAATTGTGTGCCGAACTCGTACTGTGATGACGTCAATTTGTTCTGTGATCAAATGCATTGTGACGTAGGTCAAGTCGGAACCTGTATATCAAACAAGTGCACATGCGTACAGAAAGATTACT gcAACAACTGTTACGCCGCATGCAGAGGCCACCCATTTACCTGTGGGGCTCATAACCACTGTCACTGTCACAATCCGGACACATGTGACTCCCATAGTGGACCCGTGTGTTTGTCCAGTGAATGCGGCGGAACTAGGAAGTGCGTGGAATCCAAATGTCACTGCGAGTATCACTGTTCTGGTGTTGACGACTGTCGAAACTTTCCGTGCAAGTTCGGTACTCCAGAATGTGCTGATAAAATGTGTTCGTGCAACGACCCTT GTCACAAATGCGCATCGGAATGTCACGACAAATATACATGCGTCGAGGGCCATCACCATCACGTGACTTGCACGTGTCACAGCAATACTTACTGTGACCACAATGTTCACTGTACAGAAAAATGTCCTTATGGTGGACAAAATCTTTGTCTAGGAAACACATGCACCTGCCATTGTCAACACGATTCTGAATGTAATGGGTGTCCCGACATAGGTGTTTGTCATCAAAACCAATGCCGGTGCACAG TTTCAACTACGACCACCACAACAACGACAACTACAA CTACCACACCCCGTCCAACCACCACCGCCACCACCGCCCCCGCTACCACCACCACCACAACagcagcaacaacaacaacagccccacaaa CTTCAACACCAAGCGGCGTAg CTTGTACAACGACCAGCGATTGCAAGAACTCAAATTACACTGTAAGCTGGAATCCGTTCGAGTTTGTTATATGCGAGAACCCAATATGGCGTACTTGCACGGCTGGATATTGTGTGTGCGACAAAACTTTG aCAACCGCAGAAGTAGACACAGGCAACTCTTTGACTTCTCCATCAGTTAGCTCGCAAG GTGTGAACTGCCCTACCTGTGATTCGACTGGGGCCTGTACATGGAGCAGGTGTCCCGAATCGGAAGTCTGTATGTTACGTTCTCCCAATGGAAAACTGACGACCCACTGTAGTATT AAAGCTGACTGTGTCCTAATCCAAGGACTTCTTACTAGTGAGAATATCCAATGTTGCGAAGACGCGGGTTGTGTCAATGGCTATTTTGGAGGTTAA